In a genomic window of Armatimonadota bacterium:
- a CDS encoding ester cyclase — MSNPSLITALFAAGDAGDLEAFDQYLHDDVIVHAPAGLSTVGLERERESWRKAKSAIPDIHHEFVDVFSSPTAEAARAIVTGTMYGSYGGLSSEGRAFKIDQAVFARIRDGKITELWEIVDTSVLREQLGESRR; from the coding sequence GTGTCCAATCCGTCCCTGATCACAGCATTGTTCGCCGCAGGTGATGCTGGCGACCTCGAGGCGTTTGATCAGTACCTCCACGACGACGTGATCGTTCATGCTCCCGCGGGGCTTTCAACAGTTGGACTTGAGCGTGAGCGCGAATCCTGGCGCAAGGCCAAGTCGGCGATCCCGGACATCCATCACGAGTTCGTCGATGTGTTCTCCAGCCCTACTGCTGAAGCCGCTCGTGCAATCGTCACAGGCACGATGTACGGGTCCTACGGGGGGCTCTCCTCGGAGGGACGAGCCTTCAAGATAGATCAGGCTGTGTTCGCGCGTATCAGAGACGGCAAGATCACCGAGCTGTGGGAGATTGTCGACACCTCCGTGCTCCGTGAGCAGCTAGGTGAGTCGCGCCGGTAG
- a CDS encoding type II toxin-antitoxin system RelE/ParE family toxin, whose product MHAGSSRGSPGSAVTRVATRIGSLGISPRPAGCHKLQDTGALNRIRIGDYRFVCSVDDEERLVDVVAVRHRSHAYR is encoded by the coding sequence CTGCACGCCGGGAGCTCGAGGGGCTCCCCCGGGTCAGCTGTCACGAGGGTCGCGACGCGAATCGGGTCCTTGGGGATCTCACCTCGGCCCGCGGGCTGCCACAAGCTCCAGGACACGGGCGCTCTCAACCGCATCCGGATTGGTGACTACCGTTTTGTCTGCAGTGTCGATGACGAGGAGCGCCTCGTAGATGTCGTGGCGGTCCGCCACCGCAGTCACGCGTATCGGTAA
- a CDS encoding type II toxin-antitoxin system RelE/ParE family toxin — MSYQLKLLSGIEKQLRRLPRPDRERVVQAMRSLADNPKPAGTTHLVENLYRVRVGSCRVLYAVFEAEVVVLVCKVARRTEVTCKGIRALLKRARDMLGSARGR, encoded by the coding sequence GTGTCCTACCAGCTGAAGCTGCTCTCCGGAATTGAGAAGCAGCTTCGCAGGCTTCCCCGCCCCGACAGAGAGCGCGTGGTCCAAGCCATGCGCTCTCTTGCCGATAACCCCAAGCCCGCCGGGACGACGCACCTTGTCGAGAACTTGTACCGCGTCCGCGTTGGGAGCTGCAGGGTTCTCTATGCAGTGTTCGAAGCTGAGGTTGTGGTTCTTGTCTGCAAGGTTGCCAGGCGCACGGAGGTCACTTGCAAGGGTATCCGCGCTCTCCTCAAGAGGGCTAGAGACATGCTCGGCTCAGCTCGAGGCCGTTAG
- a CDS encoding type II toxin-antitoxin system Phd/YefM family antitoxin, whose protein sequence is MLRTASVSQLRSDLSSYIEKVEEGPIVVLSRSQPAAVLLDPEVYEALIESAETLEDILDGRVALQHYAVHPEAAVDAEEVFSRLGL, encoded by the coding sequence GTGCTTAGGACCGCTAGTGTCTCCCAGCTCCGGTCTGATCTCTCCTCGTACATCGAGAAGGTCGAGGAAGGCCCGATTGTCGTTCTCTCCCGCAGCCAGCCTGCAGCGGTACTGCTTGATCCTGAGGTATACGAGGCCCTCATCGAGAGCGCTGAGACGCTCGAAGACATTCTCGACGGTCGCGTTGCTCTCCAGCACTACGCCGTGCACCCTGAGGCCGCTGTCGACGCCGAAGAGGTCTTCTCGCGGCTGGGTCTCTAG